A window of Juglans regia cultivar Chandler chromosome 7, Walnut 2.0, whole genome shotgun sequence contains these coding sequences:
- the LOC109011532 gene encoding dCTP pyrophosphatase 1-like, producing MTGVAERSEGVTLEGLRKRMAEFAKERDWDQFHSPRNLLLALVGEVGELSEIFQWKGEVPRGLPDWKDEEKEHLGEELSDVLLYLVRLSDICGIDLGKAALRKLELNAIKYPVKLCKGSSKKPTQINVTDNNDGKSNGGVMAISNSDSKSRSDGV from the exons ATGACAGGTGTTGCAGAGAGATCAGAAGGTGTTACTCTCGAAGGGTTGAGGAAGAGAATGGCGGAGTTTGCAAAGGAAAGGGACTGGGATCAATTTCATAGCCCCAGAAATCTCCTTCTGGCTCTG GTGGGAGAAGTGGGAGAGCTGTCCGAGATATTTCAGTGGAAGGGGGAGGTTCCAAGAGGACTGCCCGATTGGAAAGACGAAGAGAAGGAACACCTGGGTGAAGAGCTTTCGGACGTACTGCTTTACCTTGTTAGGCTCTCTGACATATGTGGCATTGATCTTGGTAAAGCTGCTCTCCGAAAGCTGGAACTCAATGCAATTAAATACCCAGTCAAGCTCTGCAAGGGCTCCTCCAAAAAGCCCACGCAAATCAACGTGACAGACAACAACGATGGTAAGTCTAATGGTGGCGTTATGGCCATCAGCAACAGTGACAGCAAAAGCCGCAGTGATGGTGTGTGA